The Prevotella herbatica genome contains the following window.
TTTATGTTACACGTATCTGACTGCAAAGATAAAGTAAATGAGTGGAAAATCAAAATAAAACATGTTTAAATTTTATATTACCGAGCGCAGCTTATATCATTCAATATTCACATAAGTTTGTGAGTAAGAATAAAATAAATAATGTTTTTTTTAATTTGTACACGATGGTTACCAACATTTTTTTGTAATTTTGCAAACAAATTAAAATATAAGAACTTAATATAATGGCAAAAGAACTTAAAGAACTTACCAAGCGAGCTGACAACTATAGCCAGTGGTATAACGACTTGGTATCAAAGGCAGACCTAGCTGAACAGGCACCTGTCCGTGGTTGTATGGTAATTAAGCCATACGGTTTCGCTATTTGGGAAAAGATGAAGGAGCAACTTGACAAAGAATTCAAGAAAACAGGTGTGCAAAATGCATACTTTCCTCTCCTAATTCCAAAGAGTTTCCTTAGTAAAGAAGCTGAACACGTAAAAGGATTTGCCAAGGAATGTGCTGTAGTAACTCATTACAGACTTAAATCAAGTGAAGATGGAAAAACTGTTGTTGTTGATCCAGCTGCTAAACTTGATGAAGAACTGATAATCCGTCCTACTTCTGAAACTATTATATGGAATACATATAGGGGATGGATACATTCTTGGAGGGATCTTCCTCTAATGTGCAACCAGTGGTGTAACGTTATGCGCTGGGAAATGCGCACACGTCCTTTCCTTCGCACATCAGAATTCCTTTGGCAAGAAGGTCATACTGCACATGCAACTCGCGTAGAGGCAGAAGCAGAAGCACAGAAAATGCTAAAGGTATATGCAGACTTTGCAGAAAATTGGATGGCTGTACCTGTACTACAAGGTGTTAAGAGCGAAACTGAACGTTTTGCCGGAGCACTTGACACTTACACTATTGAGGCCATGATGCAGGATGGTAAAGCTTTACAAAGCGGAACAAGTCACTTCCTTGGGCAAAATTTCGCAAAGAGTTTTGATGTTACATTCCTAAACAAAGAAAACAAGCCAGAATATGTATGGGCAACATCATGGGGAGTAAGCACACGCCTTATGGGTGCACTCATTATGGTTCACAGCGATGACAACGGACTTGTTCTTCCTCCAAAGCTAGCTCCTATCGAGGTAGTAATAGTACCTATTTTCAAGGGTGACGAACAGCACAATGCTATTTCTACTAAATTGCAACCTGTAATAGACAAACTACAGGAACTTGGAATAAGCGTTAAATATGATGATTCTGACAACAAGAGACCAGGATTCAAGTTTGCTGACTATGAACTGAAAGGTGTTCCTGTACGTCTAGTAATGGGTGGACGTGATTTAGAAAACAACACAATAGAAATCATGCGACGTGACACTTTGGAAAAAGAGAACGTCAGCTTTGATGGAATTGTTGAGCGAGTTAAGGACCTGCTTGATAATATTCAGAATAACATGTTTGAGAAAGCAAGAAAATATCGTGATGCTCACGTTTACGAATGTGACAACTATGATGAATTCAAGGAACGTGTTAAAGACGGAGGTTTCTATCTATGTCACTGGGATGGCACAGAAGAAACTGAAGCTAAGATTAAAGAAGACACTCAGGCTACTATAAGATGTGTCCCATTTGCTTACGAGCAAACCGAAGGCATTGATATGGTATCAGGCAAGCCTGCAAAATGTCGTGTAATTATAGCAAGAAGTTACTAATAATAGTAATTAAAGAATAGATAATTAAATCCCTTCTCTTTATTGATGAAGGGATTTTTTTATGATTTAACTATACATAACTATGTATTATCAAAACATCATAATTTATCAAACGTTTAATATTTTATAAAAAACTGATTTTATCATATAAGTATCCAAAATCTTTATTACTTTTGCGATAACATTAATAACATTTACAAAAATTAGAGACAATGAAAAAGATTATTACAATAGCAATGATGCTGATGGCATTTTTTACAATGGCTTCTGCACAGAAAGAAGCTGACATCAGATTTGACAAAGTGACGGTTGATCTTGGAGCTTTTTCGGAAAAAGATCCTGTTCAAAAAACAACATTCACTTTTACAAATGTTGGTGATGGTCCTCTTGTAATCAATCAAGCTGTTGCAAGTTGTGGATGCACTGTTCCTTCTTACCCAAAAGCACCAATAATGCCCGGACAAAAAGGTGAAATAAAGGTCACTTATAATGGTGCTGGCAAATTTCCTGGTAAATTCAAAAAGAGCATTACTATACGTACTAACGGCAAGACAGAAATGACACGCCTTTATATAGAAGGTGTTATGAACGAAGCTAAATAAAGCTTATTATTTTAGAATTTACATTTACACTATAAGTAAAAAACTTTATAACGTTGTCATCTGACTTTAAAACGTTATAAAGTTTTTTTTATGCCTTTTTGTAATTACAGATAATATAATCTGAATATTAGATATATCTCTTTATTGTGTTCATCATATACTAAACTATTGATAACCATTATGCACAAAGAGTTAGAGACATTAGTGACATCAAAGAAATCTTATAGAAGCCTACTTCCGCAAACATAAATAGCGGAATTGAAAGCTATCAAATAAAAAGAATAAGAACAAAAAAAAAGAGGCAGTTAATAGCCTCTTTAATAGATAATGAACGTAAAAACGAACATCGTATGTTTTAAATTGATTACTTCTTCAATGAATCTCTATACCATTCATAAAGACGTTCTACACCATCTTCAATCTCAACTTTATGAGTCCAACCGAGACGATGAAGTTTATCAACATCTATCAACTTACGCGGAGTACCATTTGGCTTGCTGTCATCCCAGATAACATCGCCTTCAAAACCGACAGTCCTTACAACAATGTTTGCTAGTTCCTTTATGGTTAGTTCCTTACCTGTACCAACATTGATATGACAGTTACGAATTTCACCTAACTTAGGCAATGCTCCACCACGACCTTCACTGTTGTTTCTATCTACAGCACCATTGATCTTTGCACCATAGAATACACTTGAATATTTCTCAATACCAATTATATCTTTGAAGTCAACATTTAACAACACGTGAACGCTGGCATCAGCCATATCCTCACTCCACAAAAATTCACGAAGCGGACTTCCATCACCCCAAAGAGTGACCTTATTGTCTTCTATACCATAAAAAGCAAGAGCCTTAAGAATGCGTTCTTTCTCGTTCTTTCCGTCAACATTACCTTCTCCTATTATTGCGCATAACTTGTCGGTTGGATTTATAGGACGCTTGTCCATATCCACACGAATCTCATCCCAGTTATTGTCATGAATAAGCTTAGCCAAGTAAATCTTACGCATCATAGCTGGCATGACATGACTATTCTCCAAATGGAAATTGTCATTAGGACCATAAAGGTTGGTAGGCATAACAGCAATATAGTTTGTACCATACTGCAAGTTATAACTCTCACACATTTTAAGTCCGGCAATCTTTGCTATTGCATACTCTTCATTAGTATATTCTAACGGAGAAGTAAGCAAAGCTTCTTCCTTCATTGGCTGCGGAGCATTTTTAGGATATATGCAAGTACTACCCAAAAACAACAGTTTCTTCACTCCATGTGAATATGCATTGCTTATTACATTACACTGAATCTTCATGTTCTGCATAATGAAATCTGCACGATAAAGAGAGTTGGCAATGATTCCACCAACAAATGCTGCCGCAAGGACCACAGCATCTGGGCGCTCTTCATCAAAGAATTTCTTTACAGCATACTGATCGGTCAGGTCAAGTTCATGATGACCACGACCAATCAGATTATTATAACCTCTTGATTTAAGGTTATTCCAAATTGCCGATCCTACAAGTCCATGATGACCGGCAACATATATCTTACTATTCTTATCTAACATAATTATTATTTCACAATACCTTTCTCAAGATATTCTGCCAAATTAGTTCTCACACGTTCTGCAGCTCCATCAGAAGCGATCTTTGCCATATCACTGTCTACCATGATATTTACAAGTTCCTCAAAACTTGTTCTACTTGGATTCCAGCCAAGTTCTGCCTTAGCCTTTGTTGGGTCACCCCAAAGATTGACAACATCAGTTGGACGATAAAAGTCTGGGCTAACCTCGATAACTACTTTTCCAGTAGCCTTATCAATTCCCTTCTCATCCATTCCTTCGCCTTTGAATTCAAGTTCTATACCAACACGCTTGAAAGCATGATAGCAGAATTCACGCACACTATGCTGAACACCTGTAGCAATAACAAAGTCCTCTGGCTTCTTGTGCTGAAGAATAAGCCACATACATTCTACATAATCCTTTGCGTATCCCCAGTCACGAAGTGAACTCAAGTTACCAAGGAATAATTTTTCCTGCTTACCCTGCTTAATTCGAGCAACGGCAAGAGTTATCTTTCTCGTTACGAAAGTTTCTCCTCTGCGCTCACTCTCATGATTAAACAATATACCTGAGCAGCAAAACATGTTATAAGCCTCACGATATTCTCTTAC
Protein-coding sequences here:
- the proS gene encoding proline--tRNA ligase, with product MAKELKELTKRADNYSQWYNDLVSKADLAEQAPVRGCMVIKPYGFAIWEKMKEQLDKEFKKTGVQNAYFPLLIPKSFLSKEAEHVKGFAKECAVVTHYRLKSSEDGKTVVVDPAAKLDEELIIRPTSETIIWNTYRGWIHSWRDLPLMCNQWCNVMRWEMRTRPFLRTSEFLWQEGHTAHATRVEAEAEAQKMLKVYADFAENWMAVPVLQGVKSETERFAGALDTYTIEAMMQDGKALQSGTSHFLGQNFAKSFDVTFLNKENKPEYVWATSWGVSTRLMGALIMVHSDDNGLVLPPKLAPIEVVIVPIFKGDEQHNAISTKLQPVIDKLQELGISVKYDDSDNKRPGFKFADYELKGVPVRLVMGGRDLENNTIEIMRRDTLEKENVSFDGIVERVKDLLDNIQNNMFEKARKYRDAHVYECDNYDEFKERVKDGGFYLCHWDGTEETEAKIKEDTQATIRCVPFAYEQTEGIDMVSGKPAKCRVIIARSY
- a CDS encoding DUF1573 domain-containing protein, which produces MKKIITIAMMLMAFFTMASAQKEADIRFDKVTVDLGAFSEKDPVQKTTFTFTNVGDGPLVINQAVASCGCTVPSYPKAPIMPGQKGEIKVTYNGAGKFPGKFKKSITIRTNGKTEMTRLYIEGVMNEAK
- a CDS encoding GDP-L-fucose synthase family protein, which gives rise to MLDKNSKIYVAGHHGLVGSAIWNNLKSRGYNNLIGRGHHELDLTDQYAVKKFFDEERPDAVVLAAAFVGGIIANSLYRADFIMQNMKIQCNVISNAYSHGVKKLLFLGSTCIYPKNAPQPMKEEALLTSPLEYTNEEYAIAKIAGLKMCESYNLQYGTNYIAVMPTNLYGPNDNFHLENSHVMPAMMRKIYLAKLIHDNNWDEIRVDMDKRPINPTDKLCAIIGEGNVDGKNEKERILKALAFYGIEDNKVTLWGDGSPLREFLWSEDMADASVHVLLNVDFKDIIGIEKYSSVFYGAKINGAVDRNNSEGRGGALPKLGEIRNCHINVGTGKELTIKELANIVVRTVGFEGDVIWDDSKPNGTPRKLIDVDKLHRLGWTHKVEIEDGVERLYEWYRDSLKK
- the gmd gene encoding GDP-mannose 4,6-dehydratase is translated as MEKKVALITGITGQDGSYLAEFLLDKGYDVHGTIRRSSVDYRERIAHLEGKQNFHLHYADLGDSMSMLGVIGKVNPTEIYNLAAQSHVQVSFDSPEFTADVDAVGVLRVLEAVRQLGMTDTCRIYQASTSELYGKVEEVPQNENTPFHPYSPYAVAKQYGFWIVREYREAYNMFCCSGILFNHESERRGETFVTRKITLAVARIKQGKQEKLFLGNLSSLRDWGYAKDYVECMWLILQHKKPEDFVIATGVQHSVREFCYHAFKRVGIELEFKGEGMDEKGIDKATGKVVIEVSPDFYRPTDVVNLWGDPTKAKAELGWNPSRTSFEELVNIMVDSDMAKIASDGAAERVRTNLAEYLEKGIVK